The sequence CATGCTACACGttactaaattaataatttctgaacgtttttttttgttatggcTACACTGACTTGTAAACGCCGTACGGTAGCGCCGCGCCGGCCCGGCCCGGCCCGCCAACCCGCCATCCGCCATTAGTCAGGCTTCTTTCCTTCATCTCCTCTGCCATTTTGTTTCATCATTTTGCGGTCGTGTTATTAACGTTATCTATCTGTTTTCGCTATTATAGTGATTTCTGTTTTTATTGCTGTTTGTGGTTGTTGCAGTTAAATAAgtgagtattttttatttatttgtactcTAATTTACATAAGAACAATAATAGGTCAAGTGCTGGAAACTAATTTGTTGAAGTCGTTAAAAACATTGGtgctatgttttatttatagttacttgtttataaatattttaagtcgCAACAAAGGAACGGACCACAATATTCATAATCTAAATGTAAAGTTTATTAATTACCGGATTCATCGAATCATATCGATCAATATTAACGGTACAGAAAATTCACCTTGCGATTACGTGCTGAAATGCAAACATGTATATTTGAAAACACGTATTGATCGATTCTATTGCGCACTACAATATAATTGTCATCCATCTTACATTCAGATCATTGACCGGCAAATTACCGTTTGGCGTTTATATAGGTAGAAGATGGCCAACCAAAGACCTCAGGGGGGCGGTCGCCGCATGGACTACGGTCACAATGATCGCGGGAAGAACTTCGGGCGTTCCGGAGTATCGCCATGGCAGGGGGGTGGGCCAAGCGGCTCCTTACCTAACCTTTTACCGCTTTCCGGTGTCCCTACCGAAGCTACGCTGGCATTAGCCAGCAATATCATCAACTTGCTGCAGCCGCGGCAGAACCCTGTACCGTCTCTCCTAGACATGCCAATGAGACGGGACTTCGGACCGGACATGGGCCGTTATGACAGAGGTTATGGTGGTCCTAATCGGGTAAGTGAAAATTTGAATTACAtggttttcctcaaactgatTTTCTACTTGTTAATGATAAAGTTCCAATGCATGTGCTCTGAATATTCTTGTGGCATTCATGTCATATCTGAAAACAAAACTTATGAGACAGTTTACATTTCAGCATCTCTTTAGGCCTATGTGCCATGCACTAACACTTTTGTACTCCCCTAGATGGGCAATCAGGGTAATTTCCGGCGTACGGGGAATTACAACAGTCGCACGGGTGAGCGTATCAACATGAATCGTAAGCCGTTCAGGCCCAATGATGGGCGCCACCACCACAAGAACTCCCCGAAAAAGGAAGCCGATTCCAAGGCTAAACCTGTCAAGGAGAGGTAAGCCTTCCTTCCGGCGTTCAGACGTCGCACTTCTAACGTTACTCCTTGGCGTATAAAATACGTTCACCTACGATTAGCCTAATTGGCATTAAGACACTCTGAAACCTCTTCCGGAGGACACAAATTTCTAGACATACCCTCAACGGAGATCGGACACAAATATCACGTTGTCTTCACCACGGACATGGCCTGTCCGTGAGGTTCTCCTCTGAGCCACATTTTTCTTGCGTCTTCAGATTTTCTACAAAGAAGACACCAGAAAAAGTGTTACATTTTCTCAGTGACCTGACGGACTGTGGACAATTCACTCTTCCTTACATGATTCATTTGTTTTGGGtacatcattattattttacttgtaCAACTTACAATCTTTTGATGCTTGAAGCGTTGATTAATTCTTTACTCGCACAGCTTCTAATACTCATTTCCAATCCAATTCCCAAAGGATTTGATAATCAAAAGTATACTTCTCACGTGAATTGAAAAGTTATACAAACATGGGTCATCTGAAGAGTTGGGTTGGGTTACGAAGGACTAAGTTGTACTGGTCCATAAAACACTACCAGTAAGTGTCTCAAATCACAACTCTTGCTTTATTAAAAGTATTCACAGTAAAGTTATAATGCAATTTTATTGCATTTGACGAATTAATGTACAATACTTCTTAGTTTTCCTTATCTAAACCATACTCAAACTGATTTAGAATTATTATGCCATATCTTCACTCCAAATTCAGGAGCAAGATATAGCAGTCAATTTAGAAGTCAATTTTGATCATAAATTCACTACGTTTTGAGTTTAAAATTGTCattttattcatgaaataaaactatgaaaacggattatatcgcgtatattgaatttataatacatcccgacgtttcgaactctttacagcgttcgtggtcaacgggtgactgaggaaaaattacaaaatgcaaaaatacccacatactaaaataatgaacaatcatagactacaaactttaaggctggttgtacatgcaaaatcggttcataaggctagttatacactataattatttttcaagtaaagatatatatatatacgcgataaaaaaactatgccggctccaaccctacaccacggaagCCACCacggttggagccggcatagtttttttatcgcgtatatatatatatctttacttgaaaaataattatagtgtataactagccttatgaaccgattttgcatgtacaaccagccttaaagtttgtagtctatgattgttcattattttagtatgtgggtatttttgcattttgtaatttttcctcagtcacccgttgaccacgaacgctgtaaagagttcgaaacgtcgggatgtattataaattcaatatacgcgatataatccgttttcatagttttatttcatgagtaactatcgcagtaaccgaagacaatattatgtcatTTTATTCCCAAAATGTATTGGTCTCAAACTTGACTCCTAAACAACAATTAGTTATACAcgtttaaaaaaacaagtttacAACAGCGAAGACAAAGACAAGGACTCGAAAGATGATGACTCTAAGAAGGAAACCCCGAAGACCCGCTACGATGACATTGACGCCCAGCTACTGCGGTGCCACATCTGCCACAAGAGCATGTGGGACGGCAGGAGCTTCGAGAACCACCTGAGCGGCCGGGCCCATGCGATCATGATGCAGAAGACTGCGGAGAGCTATGCGCTCACTGCTGATACTATGAGGCAGGAGTATAAGGTTGGTATCATTTGTTAGCATATTCTTTTTGTTGTGCACTTACacaaaatatttgttataaaataattatgaaaatgagataatatcatatatcatatcaatatacttagacattgacatttattcagaatattttaaatattacaagtcAAGCATTATTCAGTTCTtgtataacattaaaatttattaaaatattaggaTAGAATTATTCAATGAAATACATTATACATTCCACTTATAAGTTATTGGGTAGGTCAAAGAGTGAGGACTTTCAATTGCCTTGCATTGACATCCATCTTGTTGGTAACGAAAGTGTATTATTCCATGTATACGACAGATCCGCGAGATGAAGCGTACGCGCAAGTCTGGGCAGCAACCAGCGCGTGACTTCTATTGCGCCATGTGCGACATGTACGCCGCGGACGGTGCCGTTCACCGTACCACTGTCGGCCACCGCAAGCTTAAGGTAACTTGTACTGTCAGGTAACTTGTGTTGCAGTCAGGTAACTTGTGCTCCAGTCAGGTAACTTGTGTTCCAGTCAGGTAACTTGTGTTCGAGCAAGGTAACTTGTGTTTCAGTCAGGTAACTTGTGTTCGAGCCAGGTAACTTGTGTTATAGTCAGGTAACTTGTTTCAAATCCGGACAGCAACCAGCCCGCGACTTCTATTGCGCCATGTACTGCCAACGGACGGCGCCGTTCACTGCACCACTGTTGGACACCACAAGCTCAAGGTAGGCCACCGCAACACTAGTTCAGACTAGCAGACACCGAGTTCTCTGACGATGAGGACACTAAAGGCAGGGACAATCTGTTGCTCAAAATGTATTTACTATCCCAAATGATCATCAAAAATCAGACAGTACGTTAACTATCGGGAAAGATACAACCTGATTTTCTGTGTTTGATGACGCAGATACTTATTACTCCCTTTTGTTGCAGAAATACTTGCACCCAACATGCACATGCTGCCACAAGGAGATGCCGACTCGCATAGAGTTGGACGAGCACCGTCTCAGCGCGGAGCATCTCCGGAACATCCATGACAAGAATGAGCTGGTCACCAAGCCCAAGCCGGAAGGTAAAATGACATGACGAGACTGGAAGGGTGTTGTGTTTTCTCttttatgtatgtgtgtgtttgcCAAATCATCAAAAtccaaaatacatataaagatggcggccaagtgcgagtcggactcgcgcaccgagggttccgtactttttagtatttgttatagcggcaacagaaatacatcatctgtgaaaatttcaactgtctagctatcacggttcatgagatacagcctggtgacagacggacagcagagtcttagtaatagggttccgtttttaccctttgggtacggaaccctaacaatttCCTTTATTATTCTAGTTGTAAAAACCTCCAAATAttctaaaaacaatacaaacaaCTTacccatttaatttaataagattAATTTGAACAGTGATGGTGATCTCGACGCTCACTATGGAGCAGTCGTACTTGCGCGAGGACCGGGAGCGCCGCAAGCCACAAGACGACAAGGAAAAGACCGCCGAAAAGGAAGGCAACGAGGtatacacaatttttttatttttttttatgtgatagcacataatagtactaccgtacagaaaggaaacttcctacaaaaccggaGTTTGACAtcggttcagggacgaatcatgctacCCCTTTGTAATACATagtactatccctttcggctatttagggttgtcaaaatttaagtcattatctgtggtcgtgcacgcaaaggtaCGTCAAGTTGtaccaaccctaataattgttcgaagcaatgctgagccgaacggagccgagtttgcccgaatcaCCCCtggtgatagtcagcaaacgagaaGACGAACACAGTACCAtcaactggggtgaatagggatgacggggtgaatagggacaaaacttaaaatgtgatttgcCTGACAATTTCTCAAAAAGTAATTACACAAGTTGTATCATTCGATTGATAATTCAGGATAGTCAGGATTATAGCAAGTGTGTCCTGTATCTactataattttgatgttaatgtcacagctgttggatctccaaattaataaaataaaaaaaggggAAATGCCTACCCCACCAGGCAAAAGGCGtaactatatgtatgtatgtacttgttTCTAGTCTTATTAATTCCACAGGACGGCGAGGCGGAGGTGAAGACAGAGCCAGCAGAAGGCGAGGAGGCGAAGCCTGAGAAGGAAAGTCTGGACAACGACAACACCATTCTGGACTACAAGGAGGGTGATGATCTGACCAACATTACACCCGATATGCTGCCCGCCTACAGGTATACAGTCCCCCTTAACGTTTTCTCGGTTATATGGGTTTCTTTGGCTGACAGAGGCACCAGCCTGAGAAGACCTGgatagatagataatagtttattcatcacacataaataaataaatattaggggacatctcacACAGATCaatctagccccaaactaagcaaaggttgtactatgggtgctaggcgacgatatacatacttatatagaaatacatacttatatgtatacaaagaaaacacccatgactcaggaacaaataagataagataaaacatgtgagtctaaaccgtgaaattatttaatgttagtatgtctcacaacagtttaaattcgattatgcGAAACGAAGATGTATGGCAATCGCGtgggtttttactttttatgccaattactctgaaaatatatttgtttaaaattttgcttgaCACAGATCCCTTGGCTATGTATGCAGGGTATcgatatgtcggcggccgatcgcaAGAATAGGTGGATCGTTATGTTTTGACGGTAGTCATAttaaaccaatagataggtaTGATAGgtagagcgtgcgactttcaatccggaggtcgcgagttcaaacctcggctcgtactaatgagtttttcgaaacttatgtacgaaattatatttatcagtcgctttTCCGTGAAGAAAATCATTGTGAGAAAACgagactaatcctaataaggcctagttttcccactgggttggaaggtcagatggcagtcgctttcgtaaaaattagtgCCTACGCATAAGCGTaatcttgggattagttaccaagcggaccccaggttaggttgcttcagatgcccgaagggcaaactgtccagaaaGACAGACGCCAAACAGAATAGGCTTGCTGTTAAAGGGTTAAACTACCTATATTTGTTTTAGTACCGAGCGCGGCGTAGGCGCCTCCTTCCTGCAACCCTTCCACTGCGTTCAGTGCAAGTTGTGTCGCAAACTCCTAGACGGTGATGAGACCGCTGAAGTTCATTTGAGGACCTGGAGGCATCATCAGCTCTTCACGCGGCTGCTGACCCAGCAGCAGGAGGCTAAACAGGTAAGAGTTAAGGTTCTTTGCTTCTTGGCAGTAAGGAATTAGTGGAACTAGTACCTGATTGGCACAgatatggaattttttttaatacgtgtaTTATTTGGCATTGTAAGGCCTCGTGCGTAATGCGATAACCAAGTGGTCAAGCACAATGTGTCAAATTTGGAACATTTCTATACTTTACGTATGTTCAACCGCAACATatctattatatgtatagactTAAAGTCGTTAACTCCTTATTTTCACAGCAAGCAGCCGAAGTTGAAGCCGAGAAGGCCGAACAAGAGTCCAACAAGCGCGTTGCCAAGGCCGAAGAGAGCGGCAACTGGAAGCGACGCCGCACCTCCGAGAACGGGCACGAGGCCAATGGACTCGGAGACGACGATATAAAGGGTGAGTCTAAACAGTCCAGAGACCAACAAGCGACGCCGAGGCCGAAGAGGGCGGCAACTGGAAGCGACGCCGCACCTCCGAGAACGGGCACGAGGCCAATGGACTCTGAGACGACGATATAAAGGGTGAGTCTAAACAGTCCAGAGACCAACAAGCGACGCCGAGGCCGAAGAGGGCGGCAACTGGAAGCGACGCCGCACCTCCGAGAACGGGCACGAGGCCAATGGATTCGGAGACGACGATATAAAGGGTGAGTCTAAACAGTCCAGAGACCAACAAGCGACGCCGAGGCCGAAGAGGGCGGCAACTGGAAGCGACGCCGCACCTCCGAGAACGGGCACGAGGCCAATGGACTCTGAGACGACGATATAAAGGGTGAGTCTAAACAGTCCAGAGACCAACAAGCGACGCCGAGGCCGAAGAGGGCGGCAACTGGAAGCGACGCCGCACCTCCGAGAACGGGCACGAGGCCAATGGACTCTGAGACGACGATATAAAGGGTGAGTCTAAACAGTCCAGAGACCAACAAGCGACGCCGAGGCCGAAGAGGGCGGCAACTGGAAGCGA is a genomic window of Cydia strobilella chromosome 20, ilCydStro3.1, whole genome shotgun sequence containing:
- the LOC134750720 gene encoding zinc finger protein on ecdysone puffs, encoding MANQRPQGGGRRMDYGHNDRGKNFGRSGVSPWQGGGPSGSLPNLLPLSGVPTEATLALASNIINLLQPRQNPVPSLLDMPMRRDFGPDMGRYDRGYGGPNRMGNQGNFRRTGNYNSRTGERINMNRKPFRPNDGRHHHKNSPKKEADSKAKPVKESEDKDKDSKDDDSKKETPKTRYDDIDAQLLRCHICHKSMWDGRSFENHLSGRAHAIMMQKTAESYALTADTMRQEYKIREMKRTRKSGQQPARDFYCAMCDMYAADGAVHRTTVGHRKLKKYLHPTCTCCHKEMPTRIELDEHRLSAEHLRNIHDKNELVTKPKPEVMVISTLTMEQSYLREDRERRKPQDDKEKTAEKEGNEDGEAEVKTEPAEGEEAKPEKESLDNDNTILDYKEGDDLTNITPDMLPAYSTERGVGASFLQPFHCVQCKLCRKLLDGDETAEVHLRTWRHHQLFTRLLTQQQEAKQQAAEVEAEKAEQESNKRVAKAEESGNWKRRRTSENGHEANGLGDDDIKEEVDGEVEGGAELPPDDALEDWEQSVDEILQDEQEHDQEEKNEEEGDESLGQEESESVPAEEETPPPAAEEPPAPSPAPSPAPAPVRASPRAPRARRGRY